Proteins from a single region of Sphaerochaeta globosa str. Buddy:
- a CDS encoding rod shape-determining protein, with product MALSIRKQEKEEKRSVGKNIGIDLGTANILVYVEGEGIITNEPSVIAFDYETNEVIASGSMAANMIGKGHHGIKIISPLNQGVISDIEATKKLIEISLHKIENINIDIKESTLLLCCPSEVTQLERDSFMALGNKLGVKEVFIEQEVKAGAIGSGLDIFSSNGSMLIDIGGGSTDIGVLSLGDIVVSESNRIAGNYFDNEIMNYLQYKHGLLIGKKTAERIKMEIGSLRKEIKDPRETWASGRDVVTGLPKKITITESEIRDVLVKPFESISTMVLKVLQNTPPELSSDIIVNGIYISGGGALIDGIDEFLHERIGMDFHISKRPLTAVVDGTKLLLKNRGSYFVKPTD from the coding sequence ATGGCATTATCCATTCGAAAACAAGAGAAAGAAGAAAAACGCTCGGTGGGAAAAAATATCGGTATTGACTTGGGTACGGCAAACATCCTTGTCTATGTTGAAGGTGAGGGCATAATTACCAACGAGCCTTCAGTTATCGCCTTCGATTATGAAACCAATGAGGTGATTGCTTCCGGAAGCATGGCTGCAAACATGATAGGGAAAGGGCATCACGGAATTAAGATTATAAGCCCGTTGAATCAAGGGGTCATTTCCGATATTGAGGCTACCAAGAAACTCATCGAGATTTCATTGCACAAGATTGAGAACATAAACATCGATATCAAAGAATCCACACTGCTATTGTGCTGCCCTTCCGAAGTCACACAGTTGGAACGTGACTCTTTTATGGCACTTGGCAACAAGCTTGGAGTCAAGGAAGTGTTCATTGAACAGGAAGTTAAAGCAGGCGCTATTGGATCAGGTCTCGATATTTTCAGCAGTAACGGGTCGATGCTCATCGATATCGGTGGAGGTTCGACCGACATCGGTGTCCTGTCCTTGGGTGACATTGTGGTATCCGAATCAAATAGGATTGCAGGAAACTATTTCGATAATGAAATCATGAATTACCTGCAGTATAAGCATGGCTTGCTCATTGGAAAGAAAACGGCGGAACGAATCAAGATGGAAATAGGTTCGCTGCGCAAGGAAATCAAGGATCCAAGAGAAACTTGGGCAAGCGGAAGGGATGTGGTCACTGGACTCCCTAAGAAAATTACCATAACAGAATCTGAAATCCGCGATGTCCTGGTCAAACCGTTCGAATCAATCTCCACCATGGTGCTGAAGGTGTTGCAAAACACTCCCCCCGAGCTCTCCTCGGATATCATAGTCAACGGAATCTATATCAGTGGAGGTGGTGCCCTGATCGACGGAATCGATGAATTCCTGCACGAACGGATTGGTATGGACTTCCATATCTCCAAACGACCACTGACGGCGGTAGTCGATGGAACCAAGTTGTTGCTCAAGAATCGCGGTAGTTATTTTGTAAAACCGACTGACTAA
- a CDS encoding rod shape-determining protein codes for MSAVIANDRLGLGIDLGTANLLVFLEKKGIIFDEPSVIAFDRESGKIVAAGEDAHKMLGKVHSKISVVKPLRNGVISDMRAAKALLSYVLGKVENLTEKDISKTTCVICCPSEVTKIERDVMTDLATKMNITDVFIEEEIKSGALGAGVDIFKSKGVMVVDIGGGTTDVGVISFGDIVLSRTIRKAGSFMDDEISKFVKKTQSVEIGELTSEKMKIELGDLHAEAKNVVNRYAGRDMVKGIPKWVMLSTTEVQSVLIPVFEEIVKLIMGVLKDTPPELSADIYKNGILLTGGCSMIRGIEEYVQKRIQVPVKVVHNPLTCVAEGTKYLLKNRGDYLVNPLQL; via the coding sequence ATGAGTGCAGTAATAGCGAATGATAGACTGGGTTTGGGCATCGATCTTGGAACTGCCAATTTGTTGGTGTTCCTGGAAAAGAAAGGAATCATATTTGATGAACCATCGGTGATCGCATTTGACAGAGAATCTGGAAAGATTGTAGCTGCCGGGGAAGACGCTCACAAAATGCTTGGTAAAGTCCACTCAAAGATTTCCGTCGTGAAACCCTTGAGAAATGGTGTTATCTCGGATATGCGTGCTGCTAAAGCTCTCTTGAGCTATGTTCTTGGGAAGGTTGAAAACCTAACCGAGAAGGATATCTCCAAAACAACCTGTGTAATCTGTTGCCCTTCGGAAGTAACAAAAATCGAGCGTGATGTAATGACTGATCTGGCAACAAAAATGAATATCACCGATGTGTTTATTGAAGAGGAGATAAAGTCAGGAGCGCTTGGGGCGGGTGTGGATATTTTTAAGTCAAAAGGCGTGATGGTCGTGGATATCGGTGGAGGAACCACTGACGTCGGCGTTATCTCTTTTGGTGATATCGTACTCTCCCGTACAATCAGGAAAGCAGGAAGTTTCATGGACGATGAGATTTCCAAATTTGTTAAAAAAACCCAGAGTGTTGAAATTGGTGAATTGACTTCAGAAAAAATGAAAATCGAACTGGGCGACTTGCATGCAGAGGCAAAAAACGTTGTGAACCGCTATGCCGGAAGGGATATGGTAAAGGGAATTCCCAAATGGGTCATGCTTTCAACTACTGAAGTACAATCAGTCCTGATACCGGTATTTGAGGAAATCGTGAAACTCATCATGGGAGTATTGAAGGATACCCCGCCGGAATTATCCGCCGACATCTATAAGAACGGGATATTGCTCACCGGAGGATGTTCGATGATTCGCGGTATAGAGGAATATGTGCAAAAGCGGATTCAGGTTCCTGTAAAAGTGGTACACAACCCCCTTACCTGTGTAGCAGAAGGCACCAAATATTTATTGAAGAATCGCGGAGACTACTTGGTCAATCCGCTTCAACTGTAG
- a CDS encoding rod shape-determining protein → MKEKTNLSVGVDLGTSNLLIYVEGQGTLFNEPSIIAIDKATRNVVSVGYEAAKLDGKTHSKVEVARPLQGGVISDIQLIREILLYTLDKIFLSNLDSINKLLICIPSEITNTEKEAIVELGHSLGIQNTEIEEEIKAGALGSGLDIFAPKGHMVIDIGGGTTDFGILSLGEVVLSKSIKIAGDYFDRQIIDYVKTTHKLEIGNQTAERIKIALSSLTGPYPMDEDCNLIHAEAMGRDLVSGLPRQITLSPQEIREVLLRSFDPIKSILLATLEETPPELAGDLVDSGILLTGGCSQIPGIKEYFSEIAQIPVYLSEVPLTAVIDGCKKMLKMTSRYFYSEV, encoded by the coding sequence ATGAAGGAAAAGACAAATTTATCCGTAGGAGTTGATTTAGGTACCTCGAACCTTCTCATCTATGTTGAAGGCCAGGGTACGCTATTCAATGAACCATCGATCATTGCAATCGACAAAGCGACGCGCAATGTAGTATCCGTTGGATATGAAGCAGCTAAACTTGATGGGAAAACCCACAGCAAAGTTGAAGTTGCCAGACCGTTGCAAGGAGGAGTAATCTCTGACATCCAACTGATACGAGAAATCCTGCTGTACACTTTGGATAAGATTTTTCTCTCCAATCTCGACTCGATCAACAAGCTCCTCATCTGTATTCCCTCGGAAATCACCAACACCGAGAAGGAAGCAATCGTGGAACTCGGACATAGCCTGGGTATTCAAAACACGGAAATTGAAGAAGAAATCAAAGCAGGAGCCCTCGGCTCCGGTCTTGATATATTTGCACCAAAAGGCCACATGGTAATCGACATCGGCGGCGGTACAACCGATTTCGGCATCCTCTCCCTTGGTGAAGTGGTTCTTTCGAAATCCATCAAGATTGCAGGCGACTATTTCGACCGGCAGATCATTGACTACGTAAAAACCACCCACAAGCTGGAAATCGGCAATCAGACTGCAGAACGAATCAAGATTGCCCTTTCTTCGCTGACAGGCCCCTATCCGATGGATGAGGATTGCAACCTGATCCACGCAGAAGCGATGGGCAGGGACTTAGTCTCCGGCCTACCCCGCCAAATTACCCTATCCCCACAGGAAATCCGTGAAGTGCTTCTGCGAAGCTTCGACCCGATTAAATCCATATTGCTCGCAACATTGGAAGAGACTCCTCCTGAATTGGCAGGTGATCTCGTTGATTCGGGAATCCTATTGACCGGCGGCTGTTCTCAGATTCCAGGAATCAAGGAATACTTTTCTGAAATCGCGCAAATTCCTGTATATCTCTCCGAGGTTCCTTTGACAGCTGTAATAGATGGATGCAAAAAAATGCTCAAAATGACGAGTCGTTATTTTTATAGTGAAGTATAG